The genomic segment AACAGGGCCGCCACCGTGGCGGTGGCGACGCCGTGCTGACCGGCGCCGGTCTCGGCGATGATGCGCGCCTTCCCCATGCGGCGCGCCAGCAGGGCCTGGCCTATCGTGTTGTTGATCTTGTGCGCCCCCGTGTGCGCCAGGTCTTCGCGCTTCAGGTAGACCCGCGTCCTCCCCCCGAGGCGGGCCGCCAGGTTGTCGGCCCGATACAGGGGAGTCGGCCTCCCGGCGTAGGTTTTCAGATAGTGATCGAGCTCCCTGTGGAAGCCCGCGTCGGTTCGTGCGGCCTTCCAGGCCGACTCGAGCTCGAGAAGCGGGCTCATCAGCGTCTCGGGAACGTAGCGCCCGCCGTAGGGACCGAACCGTCCTCGATCGTCGGGGGTCTTCATGCCCGGCTCTCCGCAGCCTCTGCCGCCCGGTGCACGCGGCTCATGAATTCGGCCAGGAGCCGGCGGTCCTTGCGCCCGGGGGCGCTCTCGACACCGCTGTTGACATCCACGGCGTACGGACGGGCCGCGGCGATCGCGGCGGCCACGTTGTCCGGTGTGAGCCCCCCCGCCAGGATCACCCGACCGTAGGCCGACACCTGGCGCGCGACGCTCCAGTCGAACGTCATTCCGGTCCCGCCCCGTCTGCCGGGCTGGTGGGCGTCGAGAAGCGAGGCACCGCAGCGATAGAGCCGCACCGACTCGGGCCTGAACTCGGGGCCGACCCGGTGCGCCTTGTACCACGGAAAGGCGATCCCCTGGCACGCCTCAGGCGGCTCGTCGCCATGCAGCTGCAGGCAGTTGAGCCCCGCGAGCAGGGCGGTCCCCTCCATGACCGCCGGCAGCTCGTCCGCGAACACGCCCACGCGGGTCACGAAAGGCGGGAGGGCCGCGCAGATATCCCGCGCCCGGTCGGCCGTGATGCGCCGGGGACTTCCTTCGACGAAATTGAAGCCGAAGGCGTCGACTCCCAGCTCGAGCGCCACCAGGGCGTCCTCCAACCGGGTGATGCCGCACAGCTTGACGCGCATGCTCACGGCGGCCCCCCGATCAGGGTCCGCAGCGCCTCGCCCGGATCCGCCTCCCGCATCAGCCGCTCGCCGACCAGGACGGCGTGATACCCCGCGGCGCGCAACCGTTCGATGTCCTGAGGCGACTCGATCCCGCTCTCGCTGACCCTCAGGATCCCATCGGGCAGGCGCGGAGCGATGCGCAGGGAGTTTTCGATCGAGACCGTCATGGTCGCCAGGTCGCGGTTGTTCACGCCGATGAGCGCCGCCCCCGCGCCGAGCGCCCGGTCCGCCTCGTCCTCCGAGTGCACCTCCACCAGGGGCTCCATGTGGAGCGAGCGCGCCACGCCGATCAGGGTCCCCAGCTCCCTGGAGGTGAGGATGCGCGCGATCAGCAGGATCGAATCGGCTCCGAGCACGCGGCTCTCGTAGACCTGGTACTCCTCAAGGATGAAATCCTTCCTCAGGATGGGCACCGAGACCGCCCGCTTCGCCTGGCCGAGGTGCTCGGGCGCGCCGAGGAAGAACCCCGCCTCGGTGAGCACCGAGAGAGCCGCCGCTCCGGCCTGCTCGTAGACTGCGGCGATCCTGGCCACGTCGGCGCCGGGCTTGATGTCCCCCTTCGACGGCGAGGCGCGCTTGATCTCCGCGATGATGGAGACGCTCCCCGGGCGGCGCAGCGCCTGCGGGAGATCGCGCGGCGGCAGCGCCGTCGTGGCCAGCTCGATCATGCGCCGCACCGGTGACTCGGCCTTGTCGCGCGCGATCTGCGCGCGCTTGGCCTGCACGATCTTCTCCAGAATGTCCATGTCATCCCTCCGGCCGGCAGATGGCGCGCAGGTTCTCGACGATGCGCCGCGCTCCGCCCGAATCGATTGCGCCGGCCGCCAGCGCGACTCCCTCCCGCAGATCCCCGGCCCGGCCGGCCACGAGGAGCGCCGCCGCGGCGTTGATCAGGACCACGTCGCGGCGCGGCCCGCGCTCGCCATCCAGGACGCCCCGGGCGATCGAGACATTGCGCCGCACGTCCCCCCCGCCCAGATCCTCCAGGCTGGCGCGGCCGAGTCCCGCGTCCTCCGGCTCGAGGCTTCCGAGAACCACGCGGCCGTCTCGCAGCTCCGCGAACCGGGTGGTCGCGTGCAGCGTGATCTCGTCCAGGCCGCCGCCGTGCACGACCAGCGCGCGTTCCGATCCGAGCTCCCTCAGGACCTCGGCCACCTGACCCAGCCGCGCGGGATCGAACACGCCCAGCAGCTGGTGCCTCGCCCCGGCCGGATTGATCAGGGGCCCCAGGAGATTGAACACCGTGCGCACGCCCATCTCGCGGCGCACCGGAGCCGCGTGGCGCATCGCCTCGTGCAGGGCCGGCGCGTAGAGAAAGCCGATTCCGACCTCCTCGAGGCAGCGCTCGACGGCGGACACCGGCACGTCCACCTTGATGCCCAGCCCTTCCAGCAGGTCGGCGCTGCCGCAGCGGCTGCTCACGGAGCGATTGCCGTGCTTCGCGACCACGACACCCGCGGCCGCCACGACGAAGGCGGCCAGCGTGCTGATGTTGAAGGTCCCTGCACCGTCCCCGCCCGTCCCGCAGGTGTCCAGGATCACCCGGGCGCCGCAGCGCACCCGCGTGGCCCGCGCCCGCATGACCCGCGCGAATGCGGCGATCTCCGAGACCGTCTCGCCGCGCATGCGGAGCGCAACGAGGAAGGCCGCGAGGCGCGCCGGCGCGACCCGGCCGTCCATGATCGCCTCGAAGGAGGCGACCGCCTCGTCGTCCGAGAGGCCGCCCCCCTCCACCACGCGCGCCAGGACCGCCTGCACCGCGTCACCGCCGTCCATCATGCCGCCCATGGCCGATCCAGGAAGTTCTTCAGCAACGCCTTGCCGTGCAGCGTCAGGACCGACTCCGGATGGAACTGGACCCCCTCCGTGGGGTGCCGCCGGTGGCGCAAGCCCATGACGACCCCCTCCTCCGTACGCGCCGAGACCTCCAGGACCTCCGGGACGCTGTCCGGATCGACGACCAGGGAGTGATACCTCGTGGCCTCGAACGGGTCCGGCAGCCCTGTGAAGAGGGTCTTCCCGTCGTGACGGATGAGGCTAGTCTTGCCGTGCATCAGGGAGGGGGCGCGCACCACGCGGCCGCCGAAGGCCTGCCCGATTGCCTGGTGACCGAGGCAGACTCCCAGGATCGGCACGCGCCCGGAGAAGGCGCGCACCGTGTCGAGCGTGATGCCGGCCGCGTCGGGCGTCTTCGGGCCCGGCGAGAGGACGATCGCCTGCGGCCCGCGGGCGGCGACTCCGTCCAGGGTGATTCGATCGTTCCGGTACACCTCGACCTCGGCCCCCAGCTCCTGGAGGTACTGGACGAGGTTGTAGGTGAACGAGTCGTAGTTGTCGATGACCACGATCACGCCTGCGCCTCCGCCCGCTCGATCGCCTCGATCAGCGCCCCGGCCTTGCTCAGGCACTCGCGGTGCTCCGACGCCGGGTTCGAGTCGGCGACGATGCCGGCCCCCGCCTGGACGTGAGCCACGCCCCGGGCCATGACCGTGGTCCGGATGGTGATGCAGGAGTCCAGGTTCCCGGAGTAGTCGATGTACCCCACCGCCCCCGCATACGGCCCGCGACGCGTCGTTTCGAGCTCCTCGATGATTTCCATGGCGCGCACCTTGGGGGCGCCGGACACCGTGCCGGCCGGGAAACAGGCGATCAGCCCGTCGAAGGCGTCCTGCCCCGGGCGCAGCCTCCCGGAGACCTCCGAGACCAGGTGCATGACGTGCGAGAAGCGCTCCACCGCCATGAAACGCGTGACTGCGATGCTCCCCGCACGGCTGACACGCCCGAGGTCGTTCCGCCCCAGGTCCACCAGCATGACGTGCTCGGCCCTCTCCTTCGGGTCTGCCAGAAGGTCCTCCTCCTGCCGCCGGTCCTCCTCGTCGTCGCGGCCGCGCGGTCGCGTGCCGGCGATCGGCCGCGTCTGGATGCGGTCCCCCTCGACCCGGACCAGCATCTCGGGGGAGGCCCCCGCCAGGCTGACCTCGCCGAAGTCCAGGTAGTACATGTACGGCGACGGGTTGATGCGGCGCAACGCCCGGTAGATGGAGAAGGGAGAGGCGGCCGCCCGGCGCTCGAAGCGCTGCGACAGCACGACCTGGAAGATGTCGCCGGCGCGGATGTAGTCCTTCGCCCGATCGACGCCTTCCTTGTACCGCGCCGGCGACACGTTCGACCTCCAGCGATCGCGGCTCCGTATCCTGCGCTGCTCGGGCGGCGCGGGCCGGCGGAGGAGGCGTTCGATCGCCTCGATCGTGCGCCGTGCCGCGCGGTACCTGTCGAGAAGGGCACCCGGCCCGAGCCGGCGCCCGTTCTCCTCGGTCTTGATGTTGGAGACAATCTGGATCCGCTGCCTCAGGTGGTCGAAGGCCAGCACCGTGTCGTAGATCCCGAACAGGATGTCTGGAACCCGCAGGTCGTCCTCGACCCCGCACGGCAGGCGCTCCACCAGGCGGGCCACGTCGTACGACAGGTACCCGACGGCACCGCCGGTGAAGCGCGGCAGGTCCGGGAAGCGGACCGGACGATGCCGCGCCATCGCCCGCCGGAGCGCCAGAAGCGGCGGCCCGCCGTCCCCGTCCATCCCGACCGTGGCGCGCACGACGGCGGAGGGGTCGCGCCCCAGGAACGAGTAGCGGGCGATCGCCTCCCCCCCCTCCACCGATTCGAGCAGGAACGGCTGGCGGGCGCCGCGCGCCAGGCGCAGGAACGCCGCCACGGGGGTGAGCAGATCGGCGCCGACCTCCCGGCAGAGTGGAATGACGTTGCCCTGGCGCGCCAGCTCCGCGAGGTCCCCCGGATGGATGTTGAACCCGTCCTTCACGGCTTCTCCTCGTCGTCCTTGTCCTTCTCGAGGATCCCGAGCGTGCGCGGCACCTCGAACACCACCTGGATCGGCTCGTCGATCTCCTTCACCTTGAAGAGCAGGCGCAGCGGCACGCCGTTCAGCCCGGACTCCGGGATCGGGAAGTAGATCACGTCCTCCATGAAGCCGTGGGGAGGCAGAATCAACTGCTCGATCAGGAGCGACCGCCTGGCCGAGGACGGATAGAAATCGCTCGGGATGTGGGTCATCAGGCCGACCCCGGTCGCCGTGAACTGGCGGTTCTGCACGAACAGCCGGCGGTCGAGATCGAGCCGCCCGTAGTTCTCGGCCACCTCCCGCGCCGGGGCGATCGAGTATTGCCGGCCGAGAGGATCCTCCAGCGTGAACGCCTCCCGCGTGATGGTGAACGTGACCTTCGACTTGTTGCCGACCTGCACGAAGAGGGGAAAGTACGCTTCCTTCCGGATGAAGCGGGCGCCCTCCACCCCGACCACCAGGCTCGCCAAGCTGCCGTCTTCCTTGTAATTGAACGCGCTCAGCTTGTCGCTGTACGGAGAGACCACGTTCGGGTTGCGCTCGAGGGACATGCAACCTCCGCAACCGGCCGCCATGGCGGCGACCACGATCAGCCTGATGACTCCGACTCCCGCGATCCTCTGCATCATCGTCAGCCTCTTCATGACACGCCTCCCGAAGTGGTGTCCCCGCCGTGCCAGCGACCCCGGCCGCAGGACGGACGAACTCCCGCGCGGCCGGCGCCTTCCGGAAAGGACGGGACAGCGAGGGCCCCGCCGGCTCTCCGGTCAGCGCCACCAAAAGTAGTGGTTTGTATGGTGGAACAGGGGGTTGTGACGGGGCGGCGCCGTCTCGCGGAGCGCGAGGTCCACAAAGTCGTCCTCGCCGATGGGCCGGGCGTGCAAGGCGGTTCTCCCGAAAAACGGCCCGGCTACTCTAGTACAGCCATCCGGGAGTGTCAATCGCGCACCGGCGCAAGGCCTTCTTAGCCACCGGTGGCGGGGCGCAGCGCGGGGCGGCTCATGCTCGGCGACGGGATCGTCCAGCTCGCCCGGGCTCCGCGACTTGCCTCGAAATCGCCGCCCCGCGCTGCGCCCCGCCACCTGTGGTTACGGATGCCTCGCTCCGTCACGCGGAATGGCTCCCCCGTTTCGCTGCGGCCGACAGCCGAGCCGCTCTCGGGTCGATGCGTGGAGAAAATCCAAGAGGTGCGTCGCGGGCCGGAGCGGGGCGGCGCGGCGTGCCGATTTCGAGCCGCGCCATGCGTGACACCTGGAATCAAGATGACCTTCGCGAGCGAGCATGAGGCGCGCCGCGCCGCCCCGCTCCGGCCCGCAACTCGCAACAGGGAAGGTCTCAGCGCCGTCGGCGCCGCGAGGGCGGGGATGGCAGGCCGGCGAGCGCGGCGCGCCGCATCACCTCGAGGGGCGCCCGCCTGCCCGTGAACAGCTCGAACTGCGCGGCCGCCTGGGCGACGAACATCTCGAGCCCGTCGATGACTACGAGGCCGCGGGCCCGCGCCTCCCTCAGGAGACGGGTCTCGGGAGGGTTGTAGATGATGTCGTAGACCACGGGAGCCGCGATCCAGGTTCCGGGAATCGGCGTGCGATCGATCTCCGGCGCCAGCCCGACGGACGTGGCGTTGATCAGGAGATCCGCATCGAACCCGCGCAGGCGGGCCCAGGGCAGGTGCCGTACCTGAAGCGCGCGGGCCAGATCGCGGGCCCGCGAGGGAGTGCGGTTGAACAGGGTCACGCGCGCGCCCTCCGCCACGAGTCCATGGACCAGCGCCCGCGCGGCGCCTCCGGCCCCCATCACCGCCACGCGCAGTCCCTGGAGCGTCAGGCGGGATCGAAGCGGCGCCACGGCCGCCTCGACATCGGTGTTGAAGCCTTCGAGGCGGTTCCAGATCTTGACGACGGTATTGACCGCGCCGATCCGCCGGGCCGGCCCGTCCAGGGCGTCGAGGTGGGGCAGAATCGCCTCCTTGTGAGGCAGCGTGACGCTCAACCCGCAGATCCGCATCTCGCTCAGAATCGGCAGGAACTCCGCCATCGTCCTGGCCTCGAGCGGCAGGTACCTGTAGTCCAGATCGAGGGCCCCGAGAGCCGCATTGTGGACGCGCGGCGACAGCGAGTGGCCGATGGGGAAGCCGAGAACACCCAGGAGGCGCGTGCCGGGCCCGATGCGGTCGAAGCGGTACAGGTCGAAGAGGTCCTCGAGCGGGACCTGGCCCGGCGCGCTGTCGGCGGTCCCGCGCGCCGGGGCATAGAGCGCCGCCGATCCCCACAGAGGGGCCAGGATGCGGCTGGGGATCCCCCTTCCGCCCATGCAGAAGGCGATCAGGGTGCCCGGGGTCGCCGAACGCAACAGGTCCCTCATCCGGAGGAGGTCGCTGGCGGCGTCGGCGAACGTGACGATCTTCAGGAGCGCCTCGCCCGCGGACTGGCGCATCTCCCGGTGCAGCGCCTGCAGGTCGGCCGGAGTTCCGTTGAAGTCGTGGTAGGACAGGATCCGTCGCGCCCGGCCGCGCCCCTTCATCAGCACCTGGTCCGGATCGCCGAACTCCAGATCGATGTACTCGACCCCGGCCTGGAGCGCCCTCCGCAGCAGGGGCTCACGCTCCGAGGGACGCGCCCCGCCTCCCTGCTGGCGGCTGCGGACCGTGGCGAGCTTCGGCTTGCCCTGGAGGGCGAGCAGCCGATCGAGGTCGAGGTCCCGGACGAGATCCAGGCGGAGCTCGACGACGTCGGCCCGCGGATCCGCCGCCAGATAGGCGCGCCGCATGGCGTCGGTGGTGTCGCAGGCGAGGACCTGGATGACCAGGCAGCGCGAGGGCAAGGAGCTCTCCAGCGAGTGGCGGCGGAGGGCCCTCCTCAGGAGGGATCGGGGCCCTTCGGGTACAGCGACGTGCTCAGGTACTTCTCGCCGCGGTCCGGCAGGAGCGTGACGATCTGGCCGCTCCGGATCCGCCGGGCGATCAGGAGGGCCGCATGCATCGCCGTGCCGGACGAGATCCCCGCGAAGATCCCCTCCAGCCGGGCCAGGTCGCGGGCGGCCCGGTAGGCGTCCTCATCGGCGACGGTGAGCCGCTCGTCCACCAGGCTCCAGTCCATGATCTCCGGCACCCGCGATTCCGTCATGTTTCGAAGCCCCTGCTGGGTGTGACGTTCCTGGGGCTCGACCGAGACCACCTTGAGGCGCGCGTTGCGCTCCTTGAGGCGCCGGGCCATCCCGACCAGGGTGCCGCACGTGCCGAGCGTGAGCACCAGCCAGTCGACGCGCCCTCCGCTCTGCCGCCAGATCTCCTCCGCGGTCCCCTCGTAGTGCGCCCGGGCGTTGTCCGGGTTGACGTACTGGCCGACGCGAAAATACCGGTCGGGATGCCCGGCGTGCAGCCGATCGGCCAGGTCCCAGGCCTCGTCGGAACCGCCGTCCTTCGAGGTGAACACGATCTCGGCACCCAGGGCCAGGAGGATCTGCCGCCTCTCGACCGAGACTTTCTGGGCCATGGTGATCATCACGGGGTATCCCTTGACGGCGCCGACCATCGCGAGGCCGATGCCGGTGTTGCCGCTGGACGACTCCAGCAGGGTCATCCCCGCTTTCAGATCGCCCCGCCTCTCGGCCTCTTCGACGATGCGCAGGGCGATTCTCTCCTTCACGCTCCCCATCGGATTGAACCCCTCCAGCTTGGCGAGGATGACCGCGTTCGGCTCGGGGTTCATGCGACGAATGCGCACCAGAGGCGTGTTGCCGATGGTCTCGAGGATGTTCTCGCAGACGCGCGGTGGTTCCATGGCGGCGGCATTATAAGGCGGATTTGACAAGCCCCGAGGCGGGGCGCTAGCATGCCCCTTCCTTTTTCACCACGATCGGGAGACGCGATGGACGAACCGACTGCGGCGAAACTCACGAGCCACGCCCGTTCCGGCGGCTGAGCGGCCAAGCTCAGTCCGGTGGACTTGAGCGAAATCGTCAAGGAATTCGCCGGGGCGGCCAAGACCGATCCGAACCTGCTCGTCGGCTTCGAGACCGGCGACGACGCGGGCGTGTATCGCCTGACCGACGACCTGGCCCTGGTGCAGACGGTCGATTACATCACCCCCGTGGTGGACGACCCTTTCCTTTACGGTCAGGTGGCGGCGGCGAATTCCATTTCCGACGTGTACGCCATGGGCGGGCGCCCGCTCACGGCGATGAACCTGTGCAATTTCCCCGCGAAGAACATCGATCGGAACTCCCTGCGCCGCATCCTCGAAGGGGGCTTCAGCAAGATCAAGGAGGCCGGCGCGACATTGGTGGGTGGCCACACCGTCAGGGACGACGAGCTGAAGTATGGACTGTCGGTCACCGGCCTCATCGATCCGAAACGGATCCTGACCAACGCCGCCGCCCGGGCGGGGGACCACCTGGTGCTCACCAAGCCGGTCGGCACCGGCGTCATCATCACGGGCTTTCGCCGCGGGCTGGCCGATGACGACCTGCTCATGCGCGCGGTGAACTGGATGGCCACGCTCAATCGCGTCGCCTGCGAGACGATGCTCGAGTTCGATTCCCACGGCTGCACCGACATCACCGGCTTCGGCCTGAGCGGCCACGCCCTCGGCATGGCCAAGGGGAGCAATGTCCGCATGCGGATCCGCTTCAACGATGTTCCGAAATACCCCGAGAGCCTCGAGCTCATCGCCCAGGGCGTCGCCACTTCGGTGACCGCTTCCAACCTGGAGGTGGTGCAGGGCTCCCTGACTTTTTCGGGGCGCTTCACCGAAGAAGACAAGTGGCTTGTCGTCGACCCGCAGACCTCCGGAGGGCTGCTCATCACGCTGCCCGCCGAACAGGCGCCGAAGCTCGTCGCCCGCCTGCGCGAGCGCGGCAACCAGGTGGCCGCGATCATCGGCGAGGTCGTGCCCGCCGAGGGGAAGCCGGGGCTCGAGTATCTCAAGTAGGGCCCGCGCGCCGATCAGAGAGTCGACATCGGGTCGACGTCGATCGCCACGCGTTCCACGCGGCCCGGATCCCGCTCGAGCTCCGTGAGCGTCTCCGCCAGGGCGGCCTGCATCTCCTTCCGGCTGCCCGCCTTCACCAGGAGCTGGACCCGGTATTCGCCGCGCAGCCGCTCCAGCGGGGCGGGCGCCGGCCCCATGATCTGCAGCCGCCGCCCCGCCCGTTTCCGCAAGACCTGCCCGACCTGGGCCGCCTGGGCGCGGGCCCGGTCCTCCGATCGGTTTCTGACGATGACGCTCGCGAGCGTCGAGTACGGCGGGTAGTTCATGGCACGCCGGTAGGCCAGCTCCCGGGTCGCGAAGCCGGTGAAATCATGCTCGCAGGCGAAGCGAATGGCGTGATGATCGGCGTAATAGGCCTGGACGATCACTTCCCCCTCGCGCTCGCCGCGTCCGCTGCGCCCTGCCACCTGGGCCAGGAGCTGGAAGGCCCGTTCCCCCGCGCGGAAGTCGGGCAGGCCGAGGAGGGCGTCGGCGGCCAGGACGCCGACCAGCGTCACGTTGGGGAAGTCGTGCCCCTTGGCGATCATCTGCGTGCCGAGGAGAATGTCGATCTCCCCTCGCTCGACCCGGGTGAGGAGCGCCTCCACCGATCCACGGCCGCGCGCCGTGTCCCTGTCCAGGCGCTCGACCCGGGCTCCGGGAAGCGCCCCCTTGAGCACCTCCTCCAGGCGCTCGGTGCCGGTGCCGCCAAAATGCAGATGGCCGCTCCCGCATGACGGGCAGGACGCCGGCACCTCCCGGCTGACGTCGCAGTAGTGGCAGCGAAGTCGCTTCTGCCGGAGGTGCAGCGTCATCGGGATGCTGCAGTGACGGCACTGGATCTGCTCCCCGCAGGCGCGGCAGAGCGCGAAAGTCGAGAACCCACGGCGATTGAGCAGCACCAGGCTCTGCTCGCGTCGCCTCAGCCGCTCCTCGAGCGCCTGGAGGAGACGCCTTGACAGGACCGACTCGTGCCGGGTCTCCTCGAATTCCTGCCGCATGTCGACCCGCGCCACCGGCGGCAGGCCGGCACGGCCGATGCGCTCCGGAAGGGGGAGCAGCCGGTATCGGCCGCTCTGCGCCTGGAGGTAGCTCTCCATGGACGGCGTCGCCGAACCCAGCACCACGACCGCTCCCGCCATCTTCCCGCGCATGATCGCCAGGTCGCGGGCGTTGTAGCGCGGGTGCTCGTCCTGCTTGTAGGAGGCGTCGTGCTCCTCGTCCACGACGATGAGGCCCAGATCGGGAACCGGCGCGAACACCGCCGACCGCGCTCCGAGGACCACCAGGGCGCGGCCGCTGCGGATCCTCCTCCACTCGTCATAGCGCTCACCGTCCGTCAGTCCGGAATGAAGCAGCGCCAGGACCTCCCCGAAGCGCGATCGCATGCGCCTGGCCAGGAGCGGGGTCAGCCCGATTTCCGGGACGAGGTAGAGCGCCCGGCGCCCCGCCTGAACCGCCGCCTCGATGGACCGCAGATAGACCTCCGTCTTGCCGCTGCCGGTGATCCCGTGCAGGAGGCAGGTCGTGAACGTGCCGGCCGCGAAGGCGTCCCGGATGGCCTGGATCGCCTTCACCTGGTCGGTCGTGGGCGTCACCTCCGGGCTGTCCAGGACCGGCATCTCGAGCGACACGGGAAGTCGCGGGATCTCCCGTGTCTCGAGCGCCAGGTGGCCCCGCCGCTCGAGAGAGCGCAGCGTGCCGCGAGCGGCCCCCGATCGCCTCAGGAGCTCCGACACTTCGAGCCGCCCGCCGGCCTCGGTCAGGGCGTCGAGCACCAGCCGCTGCCGCCCGCCCCGAGCGCCTTCCGCGGTCTTCAGGATAGCGTGCTCCTCGAGGAGCGGTCGCGGCCCGGCGGACGCGGCGATCTCGGTCACCTCGATCAGGCCCGCCCGCCGCAGGCGCGCCAGGTCGCGCGCCTTGAAGCGCGGGCCCACCCGTCGCTTCAGGTCCTCGAGTCGGATCGCCGCCCCGCGATCGGAGGTGAACTCCGCCACCACCCCGAGAATCTCGCGCGCCGCCGGGTCGGAGGCGATGGCCGGAAGCGAGGCGTCGCGCAGGACGCCTCCCCCCGCCTCGAGTGCGGCGCGGCCTTCCCGGGTGATCGACGCCACCTGCCGGACCACCGCCTGCATTCCGGGCAGGGCGCAGCGGATCATCTCCCCGAGCGAGGCCAGATAGTAGTCGGCGGCGAAGCGGGCCAGCCCGAGAACCGCGTCGTCCAGGACCGGCTCGGGGTCGAGCACCTGCTCGATCGGCTTCAGGGCGCCCGCGAAACCCTGCGGGCCATCCCCGGCGAGGACCT from the Candidatus Polarisedimenticolia bacterium genome contains:
- the trpE gene encoding anthranilate synthase component I; translation: MKDGFNIHPGDLAELARQGNVIPLCREVGADLLTPVAAFLRLARGARQPFLLESVEGGEAIARYSFLGRDPSAVVRATVGMDGDGGPPLLALRRAMARHRPVRFPDLPRFTGGAVGYLSYDVARLVERLPCGVEDDLRVPDILFGIYDTVLAFDHLRQRIQIVSNIKTEENGRRLGPGALLDRYRAARRTIEAIERLLRRPAPPEQRRIRSRDRWRSNVSPARYKEGVDRAKDYIRAGDIFQVVLSQRFERRAAASPFSIYRALRRINPSPYMYYLDFGEVSLAGASPEMLVRVEGDRIQTRPIAGTRPRGRDDEEDRRQEEDLLADPKERAEHVMLVDLGRNDLGRVSRAGSIAVTRFMAVERFSHVMHLVSEVSGRLRPGQDAFDGLIACFPAGTVSGAPKVRAMEIIEELETTRRGPYAGAVGYIDYSGNLDSCITIRTTVMARGVAHVQAGAGIVADSNPASEHRECLSKAGALIEAIERAEAQA
- the aroE gene encoding shikimate dehydrogenase, yielding MPSRCLVIQVLACDTTDAMRRAYLAADPRADVVELRLDLVRDLDLDRLLALQGKPKLATVRSRQQGGGARPSEREPLLRRALQAGVEYIDLEFGDPDQVLMKGRGRARRILSYHDFNGTPADLQALHREMRQSAGEALLKIVTFADAASDLLRMRDLLRSATPGTLIAFCMGGRGIPSRILAPLWGSAALYAPARGTADSAPGQVPLEDLFDLYRFDRIGPGTRLLGVLGFPIGHSLSPRVHNAALGALDLDYRYLPLEARTMAEFLPILSEMRICGLSVTLPHKEAILPHLDALDGPARRIGAVNTVVKIWNRLEGFNTDVEAAVAPLRSRLTLQGLRVAVMGAGGAARALVHGLVAEGARVTLFNRTPSRARDLARALQVRHLPWARLRGFDADLLINATSVGLAPEIDRTPIPGTWIAAPVVYDIIYNPPETRLLREARARGLVVIDGLEMFVAQAAAQFELFTGRRAPLEVMRRAALAGLPSPPSRRRRR
- a CDS encoding phosphoribosylanthranilate isomerase, producing MRVKLCGITRLEDALVALELGVDAFGFNFVEGSPRRITADRARDICAALPPFVTRVGVFADELPAVMEGTALLAGLNCLQLHGDEPPEACQGIAFPWYKAHRVGPEFRPESVRLYRCGASLLDAHQPGRRGGTGMTFDWSVARQVSAYGRVILAGGLTPDNVAAAIAAARPYAVDVNSGVESAPGRKDRRLLAEFMSRVHRAAEAAESRA
- the trpD gene encoding anthranilate phosphoribosyltransferase, with protein sequence MMDGGDAVQAVLARVVEGGGLSDDEAVASFEAIMDGRVAPARLAAFLVALRMRGETVSEIAAFARVMRARATRVRCGARVILDTCGTGGDGAGTFNISTLAAFVVAAAGVVVAKHGNRSVSSRCGSADLLEGLGIKVDVPVSAVERCLEEVGIGFLYAPALHEAMRHAAPVRREMGVRTVFNLLGPLINPAGARHQLLGVFDPARLGQVAEVLRELGSERALVVHGGGLDEITLHATTRFAELRDGRVVLGSLEPEDAGLGRASLEDLGGGDVRRNVSIARGVLDGERGPRRDVVLINAAAALLVAGRAGDLREGVALAAGAIDSGGARRIVENLRAICRPEG
- the priA gene encoding primosomal protein N' — translated: MSLLVASVAVPRPLRRLFSYAIPPALAPRCRRGVRVVVPFGRRKLTGYLLEVLAGDGPQGFAGALKPIEQVLDPEPVLDDAVLGLARFAADYYLASLGEMIRCALPGMQAVVRQVASITREGRAALEAGGGVLRDASLPAIASDPAAREILGVVAEFTSDRGAAIRLEDLKRRVGPRFKARDLARLRRAGLIEVTEIAASAGPRPLLEEHAILKTAEGARGGRQRLVLDALTEAGGRLEVSELLRRSGAARGTLRSLERRGHLALETREIPRLPVSLEMPVLDSPEVTPTTDQVKAIQAIRDAFAAGTFTTCLLHGITGSGKTEVYLRSIEAAVQAGRRALYLVPEIGLTPLLARRMRSRFGEVLALLHSGLTDGERYDEWRRIRSGRALVVLGARSAVFAPVPDLGLIVVDEEHDASYKQDEHPRYNARDLAIMRGKMAGAVVVLGSATPSMESYLQAQSGRYRLLPLPERIGRAGLPPVARVDMRQEFEETRHESVLSRRLLQALEERLRRREQSLVLLNRRGFSTFALCRACGEQIQCRHCSIPMTLHLRQKRLRCHYCDVSREVPASCPSCGSGHLHFGGTGTERLEEVLKGALPGARVERLDRDTARGRGSVEALLTRVERGEIDILLGTQMIAKGHDFPNVTLVGVLAADALLGLPDFRAGERAFQLLAQVAGRSGRGEREGEVIVQAYYADHHAIRFACEHDFTGFATRELAYRRAMNYPPYSTLASVIVRNRSEDRARAQAAQVGQVLRKRAGRRLQIMGPAPAPLERLRGEYRVQLLVKAGSRKEMQAALAETLTELERDPGRVERVAIDVDPMSTL
- a CDS encoding aminodeoxychorismate/anthranilate synthase component II codes for the protein MIVVIDNYDSFTYNLVQYLQELGAEVEVYRNDRITLDGVAARGPQAIVLSPGPKTPDAAGITLDTVRAFSGRVPILGVCLGHQAIGQAFGGRVVRAPSLMHGKTSLIRHDGKTLFTGLPDPFEATRYHSLVVDPDSVPEVLEVSARTEEGVVMGLRHRRHPTEGVQFHPESVLTLHGKALLKNFLDRPWAA
- a CDS encoding cysteine synthase family protein, coding for MEPPRVCENILETIGNTPLVRIRRMNPEPNAVILAKLEGFNPMGSVKERIALRIVEEAERRGDLKAGMTLLESSSGNTGIGLAMVGAVKGYPVMITMAQKVSVERRQILLALGAEIVFTSKDGGSDEAWDLADRLHAGHPDRYFRVGQYVNPDNARAHYEGTAEEIWRQSGGRVDWLVLTLGTCGTLVGMARRLKERNARLKVVSVEPQERHTQQGLRNMTESRVPEIMDWSLVDERLTVADEDAYRAARDLARLEGIFAGISSGTAMHAALLIARRIRSGQIVTLLPDRGEKYLSTSLYPKGPDPS
- the trpC gene encoding indole-3-glycerol phosphate synthase TrpC; protein product: MDILEKIVQAKRAQIARDKAESPVRRMIELATTALPPRDLPQALRRPGSVSIIAEIKRASPSKGDIKPGADVARIAAVYEQAGAAALSVLTEAGFFLGAPEHLGQAKRAVSVPILRKDFILEEYQVYESRVLGADSILLIARILTSRELGTLIGVARSLHMEPLVEVHSEDEADRALGAGAALIGVNNRDLATMTVSIENSLRIAPRLPDGILRVSESGIESPQDIERLRAAGYHAVLVGERLMREADPGEALRTLIGGPP